From a region of the Citricoccus muralis genome:
- a CDS encoding acyl-CoA dehydrogenase family protein — translation MITVSPTPARTSTEALRAEFAPLFSRIREGAVERERSRDLPFLVVEELKVSGFTALRVPPEFGGRGVGLSEFSALLVDLAAADSNVAHLFRGHIAFLERLLLRPPGDHRDQWLRRIGAGALIGNAASERQELSEITTRLEQRGGQWTVTGTKYYTTGSIYADWISLSAVHGDNRHSVLVDASHHGVRVADDWDGFGQQLTASGGLTLSEVPVDPRDVRAFDADDPHSGFVVGLFQMILLLVAAGVAQSAVEDAVDYVRPRRRTFAHRGELAPRDQDVVQTVVGEVAAKAHAARLVVLGQSAALDAYARKAADGALEGDRPGDLAEESQRLARDVFQAQLVVLELVQRVTTEIFEVGGASATSTVRGLDRHWRNARTIASHNPAKYRARAVGEYLLTGEFALWGGQGPATGPGGQAGQEDTDDD, via the coding sequence ATGATCACTGTTTCACCGACCCCGGCGCGCACGAGTACCGAAGCGCTCCGGGCGGAGTTCGCACCGCTCTTCTCCCGCATCCGTGAAGGTGCTGTGGAGCGTGAGCGGTCTCGGGATCTGCCGTTCCTGGTGGTGGAGGAGCTCAAGGTCAGTGGCTTCACCGCCCTGCGGGTTCCACCGGAGTTCGGGGGCCGGGGCGTGGGGCTGAGCGAATTCTCCGCACTGTTGGTGGACCTGGCCGCGGCCGATTCGAACGTGGCCCACCTCTTCCGCGGGCACATCGCGTTCCTGGAGCGGCTGTTGCTGAGACCCCCCGGGGATCACCGCGATCAGTGGCTGCGCCGGATCGGAGCGGGGGCGCTGATCGGCAATGCCGCATCGGAGCGTCAGGAGCTGTCGGAGATCACCACCCGGCTGGAGCAGCGCGGCGGTCAGTGGACCGTCACGGGGACGAAGTACTACACCACCGGCAGCATCTACGCGGACTGGATCTCCCTCTCCGCCGTCCACGGAGACAACAGGCATTCGGTGCTGGTGGACGCCTCCCACCACGGGGTGCGGGTGGCGGACGACTGGGACGGCTTCGGTCAGCAGCTGACCGCCAGCGGGGGCCTCACCCTCTCCGAGGTGCCCGTGGACCCCCGGGATGTCCGGGCCTTCGACGCGGATGATCCGCATTCCGGGTTCGTGGTCGGGCTCTTCCAGATGATCCTGCTCCTGGTGGCCGCGGGCGTGGCCCAGTCGGCGGTGGAGGATGCGGTGGACTACGTCCGCCCTCGCCGCCGGACGTTTGCCCACCGGGGTGAGCTGGCGCCCCGGGATCAGGACGTGGTCCAGACCGTGGTCGGCGAGGTGGCGGCCAAGGCCCATGCGGCCCGATTGGTCGTGCTGGGTCAGTCCGCAGCGCTGGACGCCTATGCGCGGAAAGCCGCTGACGGTGCCCTGGAAGGTGACCGACCAGGGGATCTGGCCGAGGAATCCCAGCGTCTGGCTCGAGACGTGTTCCAGGCGCAACTGGTGGTGCTCGAGCTGGTGCAGCGGGTCACCACCGAGATCTTCGAGGTCGGCGGGGCCTCGGCCACGAGCACCGTCCGTGGCTTGGACCGGCACTGGCGCAATGCCCGCACCATTGCCAGCCACAATCCGGCAAAGTACCGGGCGCGGGCGGTCGGCGAGTACCTGCTCACCGGCGAGTTCGCTCTCTGGGGTGGTCAGGGTCCGGCGACGGGCCCGGGCGGGCAGGCTGGCCAGGAGGACACGGATGATGACTGA
- a CDS encoding LLM class flavin-dependent oxidoreductase, which yields MTHRPQQMSIGMNVLGLGGHAAARQFGEVPASATTDVEYFTTIAKISERGALDAVFLADGPAFQGDPAQPTGKLDPIVLLTAVAAATERIGVIATASTSYNHPYNLARRISSLDHISGGRAAWNAVTTAGDAAARNFGQDGAAFHSDRYRRADEFVEVVTRLWGSWDPEAVERGDGTQDLVHPVGHRGEFFSVEGAGTLPHTPQGRPVIVQAGASEGGRNLGAKHADAIFTTQTTLEDGIAFARDMKRRAAAFGRDPEALRIMPGLSTVIGSTEEEAHRKADELDSYLSLDQELEQIAARLGIDAREVDLDRPLPWEKFPKPSDSVRTSHGFLEAQLNLARRENLTPRQLTQRIRSGHRLAIGTPEQIAATLTEWFRAGAGDGFNIMPDTFPSGAEIFVDHVVPELRKRGVFRNEYESTTLRGHLGLPALSTAALAGHR from the coding sequence ATGACCCACCGTCCACAACAGATGAGTATCGGCATGAACGTCCTGGGGCTGGGCGGTCACGCGGCCGCCCGCCAGTTCGGGGAGGTGCCCGCCTCCGCCACCACGGATGTCGAGTACTTCACCACCATCGCCAAGATCTCCGAGCGAGGCGCCCTCGATGCGGTCTTCCTGGCCGACGGCCCCGCCTTCCAGGGGGACCCCGCCCAACCCACGGGGAAGCTGGACCCCATTGTCCTGCTGACGGCGGTGGCCGCGGCGACTGAGCGGATCGGGGTGATCGCCACCGCCTCCACGTCCTACAACCACCCCTACAACCTGGCCCGCAGGATCTCGTCCCTGGACCACATCAGCGGCGGCCGGGCGGCCTGGAACGCCGTCACCACCGCCGGCGATGCCGCCGCCCGGAACTTCGGCCAGGACGGGGCCGCGTTCCACTCCGATCGCTACCGCCGCGCCGACGAGTTCGTCGAGGTGGTGACCCGGCTCTGGGGGAGCTGGGATCCGGAAGCCGTGGAACGGGGGGACGGCACCCAGGACCTGGTGCACCCGGTGGGGCACCGGGGGGAGTTCTTCTCCGTGGAGGGGGCCGGAACGCTCCCGCACACGCCACAGGGCCGGCCGGTGATCGTCCAGGCCGGCGCGTCCGAGGGCGGCCGGAATCTCGGTGCGAAGCACGCCGACGCCATCTTCACCACCCAGACGACCCTCGAGGACGGGATCGCCTTCGCCCGGGACATGAAGCGGCGCGCCGCGGCCTTCGGGCGCGACCCCGAGGCCCTGAGGATCATGCCGGGTCTCTCCACCGTGATCGGCTCCACCGAGGAGGAGGCTCACCGCAAGGCGGACGAGCTCGACTCGTACCTGTCCCTCGACCAGGAACTGGAACAGATCGCGGCGCGCCTCGGCATCGACGCCCGGGAGGTCGACCTGGACCGGCCCCTGCCCTGGGAGAAGTTCCCGAAACCCAGTGACTCGGTGAGGACCAGCCACGGCTTCCTCGAGGCGCAGCTCAACCTCGCCCGCCGGGAGAACCTGACACCCCGGCAGCTCACCCAGCGGATCCGCAGTGGTCACCGGCTCGCCATCGGCACACCGGAGCAGATCGCGGCCACGCTCACGGAGTGGTTCCGGGCCGGGGCCGGGGACGGTTTCAACATCATGCCGGACACCTTCCCCTCCGGGGCGGAGATCTTCGTGGACCACGTGGTGCCGGAGCTGCGCAAGCGGGGGGTCTTCCGCAACGAGTACGAGTCCACCACCCTGCGCGGGCACCTGGGGCTGCCCGCGCTCTCCACGGCGGCCCTGGCGGGGCACCGCTGA
- a CDS encoding ABC transporter substrate-binding protein — protein sequence MTIQNHPARRTRRTALWLAVTPLALTLAACSPAGQTASTGPVEKQGGTLTYLDAEASRSTQLQGAGTWQDSAYVENVTDRLIWKDPETGELAPYIAESWEVSEDGLTYEFTIRPGVTYSDGTPLDAASVQRNLQWQAEGDEAKGIQANNQFPAVESVTAEGDTVTVVLEHPYAEFLDVLSGWSASLVADATIEASLEEQQQITGLIGSGPFVVESETYGEEIVFAQREGYDWAPEGVGHEGEAYLDKVVVRAVTDDTVRIGTFRSGQADAIRYIQPSDETQLAEQGAQIISAQGLGATNQWVLKQQIPALQDVRVRQAIQNGIDRERIVEDLYTENWDVAQSIVTQDAFGFKDQSEKLQYDPDHANALLDEAGYTERDAEGYRLKDGQQLHLVTVIDVYDSTARPLYQLVQAQLKELGINLELRDADYSQVSAAYAAEDVAATRSGWPYPAPWATLRTSWDPEGTNGFALPSGDPALEELFEAQATETDAAAREEILGELQDHVIDEAYTVPLIKDSQIFAVQPTVHDFGFSAEARPLFYGAWTEEK from the coding sequence ATGACCATCCAGAACCATCCCGCCAGAAGAACTCGCCGGACCGCGCTGTGGCTGGCCGTGACACCCCTGGCCCTGACCTTGGCCGCCTGCAGCCCGGCCGGCCAGACGGCCTCCACCGGGCCTGTGGAGAAGCAGGGAGGAACCCTGACCTACCTCGACGCCGAGGCGTCCCGGTCCACCCAGCTGCAGGGCGCCGGGACCTGGCAGGACAGCGCCTATGTGGAGAACGTCACCGACCGGCTCATCTGGAAGGACCCGGAGACCGGGGAGCTGGCCCCCTACATCGCCGAGTCCTGGGAGGTTTCCGAGGACGGCCTGACCTACGAGTTCACCATCCGTCCCGGCGTGACCTACTCGGACGGGACGCCGCTGGACGCGGCGAGCGTGCAGCGCAACCTCCAGTGGCAGGCGGAAGGGGACGAGGCCAAGGGCATTCAAGCGAACAACCAGTTCCCGGCGGTCGAATCAGTGACGGCCGAGGGGGACACCGTGACGGTGGTCCTGGAGCACCCGTACGCAGAGTTCCTCGACGTCCTCTCGGGCTGGTCCGCCTCCCTGGTCGCTGATGCCACCATCGAGGCCTCGCTGGAGGAGCAGCAGCAGATCACGGGACTCATCGGCAGCGGCCCCTTCGTGGTGGAGAGCGAGACGTACGGCGAGGAGATCGTCTTCGCCCAGCGCGAGGGCTATGACTGGGCGCCCGAGGGCGTCGGCCACGAAGGCGAGGCCTACCTGGACAAGGTGGTGGTCCGCGCCGTCACGGATGACACCGTGCGGATCGGCACGTTCCGCTCGGGGCAGGCGGACGCCATCCGCTACATCCAGCCCAGTGACGAGACCCAGCTCGCGGAGCAGGGGGCCCAGATCATCTCCGCGCAGGGACTCGGGGCCACCAACCAGTGGGTCCTCAAGCAGCAGATCCCCGCCCTGCAGGACGTCCGGGTGCGGCAGGCGATCCAGAACGGGATCGACCGCGAGCGCATCGTCGAGGACCTCTACACGGAGAACTGGGACGTGGCCCAGAGCATCGTCACCCAGGACGCCTTCGGGTTCAAGGACCAGAGCGAGAAACTTCAGTACGATCCGGACCACGCCAATGCCCTGCTGGATGAGGCCGGCTATACCGAGCGTGACGCCGAGGGGTACCGGCTCAAGGACGGCCAGCAGCTGCATCTGGTGACGGTGATCGACGTCTATGACAGCACCGCCCGGCCGCTCTACCAGTTGGTGCAGGCCCAACTGAAGGAACTGGGCATCAATCTCGAACTGCGGGACGCGGACTACTCGCAGGTCTCGGCCGCCTACGCCGCGGAGGACGTGGCGGCCACCCGCTCCGGGTGGCCCTACCCGGCACCGTGGGCGACCCTGAGGACCTCCTGGGACCCGGAGGGGACCAACGGATTCGCGCTGCCCTCCGGAGACCCGGCACTGGAGGAGCTCTTCGAGGCCCAGGCCACGGAGACCGACGCCGCCGCGCGCGAGGAGATCCTTGGAGAGCTCCAAGACCACGTGATCGACGAGGCCTACACCGTGCCATTGATCAAGGACTCCCAGATCTTCGCGGTGCAGCCCACCGTCCACGACTTCGGTTTCAGCGCCGAGGCCCGCCCGCTGTTCTACGGCGCCTGGACGGAGGAGAAGTGA
- a CDS encoding class I SAM-dependent methyltransferase, which produces MTDTFEDLLEAGASADVTGWDFSWLQGRATEERPPWGYAGQLSRRLRDASASLDIQTGGGEVLAQAEAFPPTAVATESWAPNLARATARLHPRGVVVVADPDEPPLPFADAAFDLVSSRHPATIWWDEIARVLTPEGTYLAQHVGPASAFELIEFFLGPLAAARQARHPDEETAAARAAGLNIVNLESARLRIEIHDVAAVVYLLRKVIWWVPGFTVAGYRGRLRDLHDRIQTHGPFITHSTRHLIEARKPTITGENQS; this is translated from the coding sequence ATGACTGACACCTTTGAGGACCTCCTCGAGGCGGGCGCCTCCGCCGACGTGACCGGGTGGGACTTCTCCTGGCTGCAGGGCCGGGCCACCGAGGAACGCCCGCCGTGGGGCTACGCCGGCCAGCTCTCCCGCCGGCTCCGGGACGCCTCCGCCTCCCTGGACATCCAAACCGGTGGTGGGGAGGTCCTGGCACAAGCTGAGGCGTTCCCGCCGACCGCCGTGGCCACGGAGTCGTGGGCGCCGAACCTCGCGCGGGCCACCGCACGGCTCCACCCCCGTGGCGTGGTGGTGGTGGCAGACCCGGACGAACCGCCGTTGCCCTTCGCCGACGCCGCCTTCGACCTGGTCTCCAGCCGGCACCCCGCGACCATCTGGTGGGACGAGATCGCCCGGGTCCTGACGCCGGAGGGCACCTACCTCGCGCAGCACGTGGGCCCGGCCAGCGCGTTCGAACTCATCGAGTTCTTCCTCGGCCCCCTGGCCGCAGCCCGCCAGGCGCGGCACCCCGACGAGGAGACTGCTGCCGCACGGGCCGCGGGACTGAACATCGTCAACCTCGAGTCAGCGAGATTGCGGATCGAGATCCATGACGTGGCCGCCGTGGTCTACCTCCTGCGCAAGGTCATCTGGTGGGTGCCCGGATTCACCGTGGCGGGATACCGCGGCCGGCTCCGGGACCTGCATGACCGCATCCAGACGCACGGGCCGTTCATCACCCATTCGACACGGCACCTCATCGAAGCACGCAAACCCACCATCACCGGGGAGAACCAGTCATGA
- a CDS encoding ABC transporter permease, whose product MTSTLPTPAVLAPQDGGAPRPDGDSRLVPGPSGRRRVRAVLRSLRTLDWLAGLFVLALLLAVAAPALLTAYDPLDAGAGQILEAPGTAHPLGTDYLGRDLASRLIFGTTTTFSASAVAVSVGLAGGIVLGLVSGYLGGWVDALVSRIVDVLLSVPGLLLSMVIIVALGFGAINAAIAVGISSIANFARIARSEVLRIRNSAFVEAAQHQGSGRLRTLIHHILPNSLGPVLTLIPLQFGGAIIWISALSFLGFGAVPPQPEWGLLVSEGRQYVMSAPWLLIGPGLAIVLTVLSLSHLQRLAARLRKEFS is encoded by the coding sequence ATGACCAGCACCCTGCCGACCCCCGCAGTCCTCGCTCCGCAGGACGGTGGAGCCCCGAGACCGGACGGTGACTCCCGACTGGTCCCAGGACCGTCCGGTCGACGGCGGGTCCGGGCGGTGCTGCGCAGCCTGCGGACTCTCGATTGGCTCGCCGGGCTCTTCGTCCTGGCGCTGCTGCTCGCCGTCGCCGCGCCCGCGCTGCTGACCGCCTACGATCCCCTGGACGCTGGGGCGGGCCAGATCCTCGAGGCGCCGGGGACAGCCCATCCGCTCGGCACCGACTACCTCGGCCGGGACCTGGCCTCCCGGCTGATCTTCGGGACCACCACCACGTTCTCGGCGTCGGCCGTGGCCGTCTCCGTGGGACTGGCCGGGGGGATCGTCCTCGGTCTGGTCTCCGGGTACCTCGGTGGCTGGGTGGACGCCCTGGTGAGCCGGATCGTGGACGTGTTGCTGTCCGTTCCGGGACTGCTGCTGTCCATGGTGATCATCGTGGCGCTCGGCTTCGGGGCGATCAACGCGGCCATCGCCGTGGGAATCTCCTCGATCGCGAACTTCGCCCGCATCGCCCGCTCGGAGGTCCTGCGGATCCGGAACTCGGCGTTCGTCGAGGCCGCGCAGCACCAGGGCTCGGGCCGGCTCCGCACGCTCATCCATCACATCCTGCCGAACTCCCTGGGGCCCGTCCTCACGCTGATCCCGCTGCAATTCGGCGGGGCCATCATCTGGATCTCCGCCCTGAGCTTCCTCGGCTTCGGAGCGGTGCCGCCGCAACCGGAGTGGGGCCTGCTCGTCTCCGAGGGGAGGCAGTACGTGATGTCCGCCCCCTGGCTGCTGATCGGTCCCGGGCTCGCCATCGTCCTGACCGTCCTCTCGCTGTCCCACCTGCAGCGCCTCGCGGCGCGGCTCAGAAAGGAATTCTCCTGA
- a CDS encoding dipeptide ABC transporter ATP-binding protein: MTLTTTWPSSPVEGLDEAAASGPIAAEVSGLHLTYVSRQGRTTGVEDVSFAVPRGETVALVGESGSGKSSVVSALAGLLPDNGRIEAGQLTLNGREVTSLTDRQWRPLRGTVLGYVPQDPLGSLDPLMSVGQQIAESVAQARGVGSAEAADAALELLEHVGILDAAHRYRSYPHELSGGQLQRVLIASALAGRPQVLIADEPTSALDVTVQKRILDLLTSLQREFSLTLILVTHDLSLAAERADSVVVLRHGRVVEQGRVDEVLHRPVSEYTRQLFSDVPALNPDKYALRLQESAARRDPAARAISVCGLSRSFVPGVRAVDSVGFEVAAGEIHALVGESGSGKTTIARIVAGLTGFDQGTVEVFGEQLERTPPVVNASPERLQLVYQNPLSALNPRIPVEGLVAEPLRIRGLDRRSALEEARRMLERVGIGRELWRRKASQLSGGQRQRVAISRALVLSPSVLVLDEPTSALDVTVQAQIVDLLFDLREQYGLTFLLISHDLSLIRQVADTVTVLERGALVESGPVRQVFEESTQSYTRALIDAVPHPTREDAR, encoded by the coding sequence ATGACGCTCACCACCACCTGGCCCAGTTCCCCAGTGGAGGGGCTTGACGAAGCGGCGGCCTCGGGGCCGATCGCCGCCGAGGTCAGCGGCCTGCATCTGACGTACGTCTCGCGCCAGGGACGCACCACCGGCGTGGAGGACGTGTCCTTCGCGGTCCCCCGCGGAGAGACCGTCGCCCTGGTGGGCGAGTCCGGCTCCGGCAAGAGCTCCGTGGTCTCCGCGCTGGCGGGGTTGCTGCCGGACAACGGCAGGATCGAGGCCGGGCAGCTGACACTGAACGGCCGGGAGGTGACCTCCCTGACGGATCGGCAGTGGCGGCCGCTGCGGGGTACCGTTCTCGGCTACGTCCCCCAGGATCCCCTGGGTTCCCTGGACCCCCTGATGTCCGTGGGCCAACAGATCGCGGAGTCCGTGGCACAGGCCCGCGGCGTGGGCTCCGCCGAGGCCGCCGACGCGGCCCTGGAACTGCTGGAGCACGTGGGCATCCTCGACGCCGCGCACCGCTACCGGTCCTATCCGCACGAGCTGTCCGGCGGTCAGCTCCAGCGGGTGCTGATCGCCAGCGCCCTCGCAGGCCGGCCCCAGGTCCTGATTGCAGACGAGCCGACCTCCGCGCTGGACGTCACGGTGCAGAAGAGAATCCTGGACCTGCTCACCTCCCTGCAGCGCGAGTTCTCACTGACACTGATCCTCGTGACCCATGACCTGTCTCTGGCGGCGGAGCGGGCGGACAGCGTGGTGGTGCTCCGGCACGGACGCGTTGTTGAGCAGGGCCGGGTGGATGAGGTCCTGCACCGTCCTGTCTCCGAGTACACCCGCCAGCTGTTCTCCGACGTCCCTGCCCTCAACCCGGACAAGTACGCCCTGCGGCTGCAGGAGTCCGCCGCCCGCCGTGATCCCGCGGCGCGGGCGATCAGCGTCTGCGGCCTGTCCAGGTCCTTCGTGCCCGGCGTCCGGGCCGTGGACAGCGTCGGCTTCGAAGTGGCGGCGGGGGAGATCCACGCACTGGTCGGCGAGTCAGGATCGGGCAAGACCACGATCGCTCGCATCGTCGCCGGCCTGACCGGGTTCGACCAGGGGACGGTCGAGGTGTTCGGCGAGCAGCTGGAGAGGACGCCTCCGGTGGTGAACGCCTCCCCGGAACGGCTGCAACTCGTCTACCAGAACCCGCTCTCCGCCCTGAACCCCCGTATCCCCGTGGAGGGGCTGGTGGCCGAGCCCCTGCGGATCCGCGGCCTCGATCGCCGGTCGGCGCTGGAGGAGGCCCGGAGAATGCTCGAGCGGGTGGGCATCGGTCGCGAGCTCTGGCGGCGCAAGGCCAGCCAGCTGTCCGGCGGCCAACGCCAGCGGGTGGCCATCTCCCGGGCCCTCGTCCTCTCGCCCTCGGTCCTCGTGCTGGACGAGCCGACCTCCGCGCTGGACGTCACCGTCCAGGCGCAGATCGTGGACCTGCTCTTCGACCTCCGAGAGCAGTACGGCCTGACGTTCCTGTTGATCTCCCACGACCTGAGCCTGATCCGGCAGGTGGCCGACACGGTCACGGTGCTCGAGCGCGGTGCGCTCGTGGAGTCCGGTCCGGTCCGCCAGGTCTTCGAGGAGTCAACACAGTCCTACACGCGCGCGCTGATCGACGCCGTGCCCCACCCCACCCGAGAGGATGCCCGATGA
- a CDS encoding ABC transporter permease produces MAGRAGHALLVVALVYLLTYWVLFALPGDPVRNRLENPQNPVPPEQAQVIIEYYNLDQSAVEQFFITLGRLFQGDLGYSLGTGRAVGELFAQGIGSTLLLALVAFGIAVLIAALVAVFAVFSRSAAVRAVLTVYPSLALSTPSFLVGLFLLQVFSYQLGWISALDTDGPAGVILPALTLGIAVSPSVTQVLIQGLGEANDQPFVKVLKAKGLSRSRIIGRHLLRNGSIPALTLLALTIADLIAGSVIVESVFNRAGLGLVTEQAVRSQDSPVVLAVVLFVAALYSVVNLIADLIYPLIDPRIVITESRVAQHPARGRRLRVRKGPS; encoded by the coding sequence GTGGCCGGGCGAGCGGGGCACGCACTGCTGGTGGTGGCCCTGGTCTACCTGCTGACCTACTGGGTGCTCTTCGCGCTGCCGGGGGACCCGGTCCGCAACCGCCTGGAGAACCCGCAGAACCCGGTTCCACCGGAACAGGCCCAGGTCATCATCGAGTACTACAACCTGGACCAGTCCGCCGTAGAGCAGTTCTTCATCACCCTCGGACGGCTCTTCCAGGGGGACCTCGGTTATTCGCTGGGCACCGGCCGGGCCGTGGGCGAGCTCTTCGCCCAGGGCATCGGTTCAACCCTGCTGCTGGCCCTCGTGGCCTTCGGAATTGCCGTTCTCATCGCCGCGCTGGTGGCCGTGTTCGCCGTGTTCAGCCGCTCCGCGGCCGTGCGGGCCGTCCTCACGGTCTATCCCTCACTGGCGCTCTCCACCCCCAGCTTCCTGGTGGGACTCTTCCTGCTGCAGGTCTTCTCCTACCAGCTCGGCTGGATCTCCGCCCTGGACACCGACGGCCCCGCAGGGGTGATCCTGCCGGCGTTGACCCTCGGTATCGCGGTGAGCCCCTCCGTCACGCAGGTGCTGATCCAGGGTCTCGGCGAGGCGAACGACCAGCCTTTCGTCAAGGTGCTCAAGGCCAAGGGCCTATCGCGCTCGCGGATCATTGGCCGGCACCTGCTGCGCAACGGCTCCATTCCCGCGCTGACCCTGCTCGCCCTCACGATCGCGGACCTGATCGCCGGCTCGGTGATCGTGGAGTCCGTCTTCAACCGGGCGGGGCTCGGCCTGGTGACGGAACAGGCCGTGCGCTCGCAGGACTCACCCGTGGTCCTGGCCGTGGTGCTGTTCGTGGCCGCGTTGTACTCGGTGGTCAACCTGATCGCTGACCTCATCTACCCCTTGATCGACCCCCGCATCGTGATCACGGAGTCCCGGGTGGCCCAGCATCCGGCGCGCGGGCGGCGGCTCCGTGTCCGGAAAGGACCATCATGA
- a CDS encoding iron chaperone produces the protein MTTITDHDAYIAAAAEPFRPELQRLRSILARTLPDAEEMVAYNMPGFSIGGTVVASYAAFSKQCGLYLLPGALSAHADDIAAAGLKATKTGMTFSPRTPIPDELVERLARASRQEAEA, from the coding sequence ATGACGACGATCACCGACCACGACGCCTACATCGCAGCGGCAGCCGAGCCCTTCCGGCCTGAGCTGCAACGGTTGCGCTCAATCCTGGCCCGCACCCTGCCGGACGCGGAGGAGATGGTGGCCTACAACATGCCGGGGTTCAGCATCGGTGGCACGGTCGTCGCGAGCTATGCGGCGTTCAGCAAGCAGTGCGGGCTGTATCTCCTGCCGGGCGCCCTCTCCGCACATGCCGACGACATCGCGGCCGCCGGCCTCAAGGCGACCAAGACCGGCATGACCTTCTCGCCGCGCACGCCGATCCCAGACGAGCTCGTCGAACGGCTGGCGCGGGCCTCGCGCCAGGAGGCCGAGGCCTGA